A genomic window from Diospyros lotus cultivar Yz01 chromosome 2, ASM1463336v1, whole genome shotgun sequence includes:
- the LOC127795325 gene encoding auxin-binding protein ABP19a-like, with amino-acid sequence MPARTIIYEIKPKLIQTPLLIKMFPPILFFFISFLVFSSSHSQASVLDFCVADLSLPDGPAGYSCKDPNKVTVNDFVYSGLATPGTFSNLTKSAIVTAFADQFVGLNGLGVSMARADLAVGGVVPLHSHPGGSEIAFVASGTITAGIISTTANKVYVKTLKKGELMVFPQGLLHFLVNSGKTEALVIVGFSSPSPGVQITSNALFGNDLPTELLAKATVLDAAEIRKLKAVVGGSG; translated from the coding sequence ATGCCCGCACGCACAATCATATATGAAATCAAACCCAAACTCATCCAAACCCCATTACTAATTAAGATGTTTCCTccaatcctcttcttcttcatctcttttcTTGTCTTCTCCTCTTCCCACTCCCAGGCTTCGGTGCTGGACTTCTGCGTTGCCGACCTGTCCCTCCCTGATGGACCCGCAGGCTACTCCTGCAAGGACCCCAATAAAGTCACCGTGAATGACTTTGTCTACTCCGGCTTGGCCACCCCCGGCACCTTctccaacctaaccaagtccgCCATCGTCACCGCCTTCGCCGACCAATTCGTGGGGCTGAATGGGCTCGGAGTCTCCATGGCCCGGGCAGACCTCGCGGTGGGAGGAGTCGTGCCGCTGCACAGCCACCCCGGAGGGTCGGAGATCGCGTTTGTCGCCTCCGGAACCATCACCGCCGGGATCATATCCACAACGGCGAACAAAGTTTACGTCAAGACCCTGAAGAAGGGGGAGCTGATGGTTTTCCCGCAAGGGTTGCTGCATTTTCTAGTGAATTCCGGGAAAACTGAGGCTCTTGTCATTGTGGGCTTCAGCAGCCCGAGCCCCGGCGTCCAGATCACGAGCAATGCCTTGTTTGGGAACGATTTGCCGACTGAGTTGTTGGCGAAGGCGACTGTGCTTGATGCTGCGGAGATCCGGAAGCTCAAGGCCGTCGTTGGCGGATCCGGTTAA
- the LOC127795295 gene encoding auxin-binding protein ABP19a-like: MFPPILFFFISFLVFSSSHSQASVLDFCVADLSLPDGPAGYSCKDPNKVTVNDFVYSGLATPGTFSNLTKSAIVTAFADQFVGLNGLGVSMARGDLAVGGIVPLHSHPGGSEITFIASGIVTAGFISATANKVYVKTLKKGELMVFPQGLLHFLVNSGKTEALVLVSFSSPSPGFQMTSNALFGNDLPTQLLAKATVLDAAEIRKLKAVVGGSG; the protein is encoded by the coding sequence ATGTTTCCTccaatcctcttcttcttcatctcttttcTTGTCTTCTCCTCTTCCCACTCCCAGGCTTCGGTGCTGGACTTCTGCGTTGCCGACCTGTCCCTCCCTGATGGACCCGCAGGCTACTCCTGCAAGGACCCCAATAAAGTCACCGTGAATGACTTTGTCTACTCCGGCTTGGCCACCCCCGGCACCTTCTCCAACCTCACCAAGTCCGCCATCGTCACCGCCTTCGCCGACCAATTCGTGGGGCTGAATGGGCTCGGAGTCTCCATGGCCCGGGGCGACCTCGCGGTGGGCGGAATCGTGCCGCTGCACAGCCACCCCGGAGGATCGGAGATCACGTTTATCGCCTCTGGAATCGTCACCGCCGGGTTCATATCCGCAACGGCGAACAAAGTTTACGTCAAGACCCTAAAGAAGGGGGAGCTGATGGTTTTCCCGCAAGGGTTGCTGCATTTTCTAGTGAATTCCGGGAAAACTGAGGCTCTTGTCCTTGTGAGCTTCAGCAGCCCGAGCCCCGGCTTCCAGATGACGAGCAATGCCTTGTTTGGGAACGATTTGCCGACTCAGTTGTTGGCGAAGGCGACTGTGCTTGATGCTGCGGAGATCCGGAAGCTCAAGGCCGTCGTTGGCGGATCCGGTTAA
- the LOC127794024 gene encoding germin-like protein: MESNSNSNPIKMFLPILFIISFLVFSSSQASVLDFCVADLSLPDGPSGYSCKDPNKVTVDDFVYSGLASPGTISNLTKSATSTAFADQFVGLNGLRVSMARADLEVGGVVPLHSHPGGSEIAFVVSGTITAGLISTTANKVYVKTLKKGEMIVFPQGLLHFFVNSGNRKALVLVSFGSSSPGLQFVNNALFGNDLPTELLAKATVLDAAEIKKLKALVGGSG; the protein is encoded by the coding sequence ATGGAATCAAATTCAAACTCAAACCCCATTAAGATGTTTCTCCCAAtcctcttcatcatctctttcCTTGTCTTCTCTTCTTCCCAAGCTTCGGTGCTCGACTTCTGTGTTGCAGACCTATCACTCCCCGATGGACCTTCAGGCTACTCTTGCAAGGACCCCAATAAAGTTACCGTCGATGACTTTGTTTACTCCGGCTTGGCCAGCCCCGGCACCATCTCAAACCTCACCAAGTCTGCCACATCCACCGCCTTCGCCGACCAGTTCGTGGGGCTGAATGGGCTCAGAGTCTCCATGGCCAGGGCTGACCTCGAGGTGGGCGGCGTTGTGCCCCTGCACAGCCACCCCGGAGGGTCGGAGATCGCATTCGTCGTCTCCGGAACGATCACCGCCGGGCTGATATCTACAACGGCGAACAAAGTTTACGTCAAGACCCTGAAGAAGGGGGAGATGATAGTTTTCCCGCAAGGGTTGCTGCATTTTTTTGTGAATTCCGGGAACAGGAAAGCTCTTGTGCTGGTGAGCTTCGGCAGCTCGAGTCCCGGCCTCCAGTTCGTTAATAATGCCTTGTTTGGGAACGATTTGCCGACAGAGTTGTTGGCGAAGGCGACCGTGCTTGATGCTGCGGAGATCAAGAAGCTCAAGGCCCTCGTTGGGGGCTCCGGTTAA